A portion of the Streptomyces sp. NBC_01335 genome contains these proteins:
- a CDS encoding dienelactone hydrolase family protein: MGGMNIMLFHSTYGLRPAVHAAADRLRAAGHEVRVPDLFEGHTFETQAEAQAYREELGKDELLKRAVLAAAPYSEQGLVYAGFSLGAAVAQTLALGDEKARGLLLFHGTSDLAENASTDELPVQLHVADPDASETPDWLNSWYLEMRRAGADVEIYRYPGAGHLFTDDGLPDYDEKAAELAWKVALGFLATL, translated from the coding sequence ATGGGCGGCATGAACATCATGCTTTTCCACTCGACCTACGGGCTCCGGCCCGCGGTGCACGCCGCTGCCGACCGGCTCCGAGCAGCCGGCCATGAGGTGCGCGTGCCCGATCTGTTCGAGGGGCACACCTTTGAAACGCAGGCGGAGGCGCAGGCGTACCGGGAGGAGCTGGGCAAGGACGAGCTGCTCAAGCGGGCGGTCCTGGCCGCCGCGCCCTACTCGGAGCAGGGCCTCGTCTACGCGGGCTTCTCGCTGGGCGCGGCCGTCGCGCAGACCCTCGCCCTCGGCGACGAGAAGGCGCGCGGGCTGCTCCTCTTCCACGGCACCTCGGACCTCGCGGAGAACGCGAGCACGGACGAGCTCCCGGTCCAGCTGCACGTCGCCGACCCGGACGCCTCGGAGACGCCCGACTGGCTGAACAGCTGGTACCTGGAGATGCGGCGGGCCGGGGCGGACGTGGAGATCTACCGCTACCCCGGCGCCGGACACCTCTTCACCGACGACGGGCTGCCCGACTACGACGAGAAGGCGGCCGAGCTGGC
- a CDS encoding mechanosensitive ion channel family protein yields MENVLRPLLIVGGSVVVTLLVGWLVDFALRRADVRHPDTPLWGLLRRCRPPLQVVICAALLRGTFAHLRLELVRDHREAIGQVLSLVLIGASAWLVVRVAATVVESSYARYATSTRDPARVRRVRTQVTLIQRVVIAVVTTVAVAAMLLTFPAMQTVGTSMLASAGVLGIVAGVAAQSTLGNVFAGFQIAFGDMVRLGDTVVVDGEWGTVEEITLTFLAVRTWDERRITMPVSYFTSRPFENWSRGGVQMTGTVYFHLDHAAPMAAMRDKMRDILGECGAWDGRTWSLAVTDTTPTTIQVRAVVTAKDADDIWTVRCAVREQLIAWLRDHHPYALPRVATAPATLVAADQWPELTSRTAASVRRNGKEPAPHPAPHTGRG; encoded by the coding sequence ATGGAGAACGTGCTGCGCCCGCTGCTGATCGTCGGTGGTTCGGTGGTGGTCACGCTGCTGGTCGGCTGGCTGGTGGACTTCGCTCTGCGGCGGGCCGACGTCCGGCACCCGGACACGCCGCTGTGGGGGCTGCTGCGCCGCTGCCGGCCACCCCTCCAGGTGGTGATCTGCGCGGCCCTGCTGCGCGGCACCTTCGCCCATCTGCGGCTGGAGCTGGTGCGCGACCACCGGGAGGCGATCGGCCAGGTGCTGAGCCTGGTCCTGATCGGCGCCTCGGCCTGGCTGGTGGTCCGGGTGGCGGCGACCGTCGTGGAATCCAGTTATGCCCGGTACGCCACCTCCACCCGCGATCCCGCCCGGGTCCGCCGCGTGCGCACCCAGGTGACGCTGATCCAGCGGGTGGTCATCGCCGTGGTGACCACGGTCGCGGTCGCCGCGATGCTGCTCACCTTCCCGGCGATGCAGACCGTCGGCACCTCGATGCTGGCCTCGGCCGGTGTGCTCGGCATCGTCGCCGGTGTCGCCGCCCAGTCGACCCTCGGCAACGTCTTCGCCGGGTTCCAGATCGCCTTCGGCGACATGGTGCGCCTCGGCGACACCGTGGTGGTGGACGGCGAGTGGGGCACCGTGGAGGAGATCACCCTGACCTTCCTCGCCGTACGCACCTGGGACGAGCGCCGGATCACCATGCCGGTGTCGTACTTCACCAGCCGCCCGTTCGAGAACTGGTCGCGCGGCGGGGTCCAGATGACCGGCACCGTCTACTTCCACCTGGACCACGCGGCGCCGATGGCCGCGATGCGGGACAAGATGCGCGACATCCTCGGCGAGTGCGGGGCCTGGGACGGCCGGACCTGGTCGCTCGCGGTGACGGACACCACCCCGACCACGATCCAGGTGCGCGCGGTGGTCACGGCGAAGGACGCCGACGACATCTGGACGGTCCGGTGCGCGGTGCGCGAGCAGCTGATCGCCTGGCTCCGGGACCACCATCCGTACGCCCTGCCCCGCGTCGCCACGGCCCCCGCCACGCTCGTGGCGGCCGACCAGTGGCCGGAGCTGACCTCCCGTACGGCCGCGTCCGTCCGCCGCAACGGCAAGGAGCCGGCCCCGCACCCGGCCCCGCACACCGGCCGCGGCTGA